In Camelina sativa cultivar DH55 chromosome 13, Cs, whole genome shotgun sequence, the genomic window CAGGATCATTGCATCCTTCCACTACATATATTTTCCcatcaagaaccctaattaaGGGATTCTTTCAGGTCGTCAGCATGCTTGGAGTTTTGTGCAAAGTGTGAGACCGGCAGTCCATGAATAAGATCCTAGACGAGAAGGCGCCATTTCTGAATGCGCCAAGCATATAGATATTAGAATCAATGGCGATAGAATTACGATTCAACTCAGTCGCATAAGTGAGATTGTGAGTTGGAACTGAGACCATAGTGTGATTCGTTAGGAAACTATGTGGTCTAAAGCAGGAAGCGAACCATCCTGAGTTAaagttagggttagggttaggttTAGGGCTTTGAGTTGATCTTTGGCATAGAGTGAACTAACCTGTGTGAGGTTCAGAACTGAAACGTAAAATCAGATAAAGACAATTCTCGGTGTTTCTTAAGAGCGTTCTAAGCTCAAGCGATGCCATGAGAGAGCGGAATCTCTTGGAAACCAAGGAGAGAATCATGTAGTACAATCTCGAGACACGGGCTAAGCAGTTCAAAACTAAATCATCTGGAAGATATGGCAAATCAACCTGTGAATTCCTCATAAGATAAGTCTCTTTGTGTGCTcccaaaaaaactcaaaaagagaaatatatattccCTAAACTTAGTTGAATTCGTAACCAGTCCCGACCCTACCATAAGGGAGGCAAAGCCTCTGCTTTGGGGCACACAATATTTACCAAAGAAATTGAAGCCACATTGTTGAATATGATATTGGTCTAGTGGGTTTGTAATACCAGAACACTACTACATGCAGTTTCAAAGACACCCGGTTTCGATTCCCCAAGCTTCCAtcttttatattgttatttttctttttcttttcctctcttatttccaaatttttttccatctttacatacttttgtaaaacttagttttcttttacctttttcttcattcttttattaatcacatacacaacctgaaaatattactgaaacaaaaataatttctaataACTATGTAAAAGTTtcacaatttttaataattacacTTCTATAGGACCAGCCCTGTTCGTAACTCATATATCCTGTAAATCAATCTAGATTTAGTTATTATACTAGTCCTATTAGGAAATCATCTCCATGTAACAAAATCGAACATGATATTAGTAAAAGGACCTCTCCGGTTAAATCATTGTGGAGTGAAACGGTTTCCCGGTCTGGTTAAGTGATAAaccgagattttttttttatatatataaaaaaataaagtgaaacaGAGAAGTTaaggaaagaaaaacataataagTACTGAAGAACCATTCAACCAATGGTTAATTAAGGTAttccaaaatcatcaaaaatgaaTAGAAATAAATTCCAATAAAGAAGATGACTTGGGGACAGTAAGCACAGCGTCACACCACTCAACCTTGCCATAAACCTCTTGTGCATTGCGTCTTTCAAGCGCAATCACAGCACACCaaatcgtcttcttctccttcttagaGCCAATACCACTCACTTTCTTCTCCCACACAATCGCGAGCTTTCCACCAAAATCAACCAGTCTAACAAACTCACGACGAGTTCGTAATCTAGGTAAATTTTCCAAACCGGTCACAAATCTCCACGATCTTTCCACGGAGTGGTACCATAGGAGTAAACTGGAGAGTACAGTATAACATACATTACCTATCACGCAAGAAGAATAATGGGTAACCAAACTCGAAAACATATCCAATGCTACCACATACCATCTATTATCATTGGGTATGTAAACAACATTTTTATCCCCGAACACGTAAAGCCTTCCGTCCATGACTAAGGTTTTTGATACTATACGTCCTAGTATCTCCGTGCTAGGGCATGACACATGCTCCCATATTTGTGTTTTGGGATCGAAAACCTCGATCAAATTCGAGGAATCGGAATCTTTGCAGCCTTCCACTACATATAGTTTCCCATCAAGAACACTCATGATGGGACGCTTTCTGGCCACCGTCATGTTTGGAGCATCGTACCAGATGTTAGACTGAGAATCCATAAAGACGAAGACCTTAGACATGAAGGCACCATTGATGTAGCTGGTTACCATGTTGACACTAGGACCAATTGGGTTACATGTCACACGACACCGAGAAGAGTTGTTTTTAGTAGTTGGTGTGGAGAACAAAATATATTCAGTTGACTTTTTGACTTCCTTCCTAGCGTGATTCGTTAGGTTTCTATGTGAGCTAAAGCAAGAGAACCATCGTgagttagggttagggttaggtgTAGTAGGGGTATGGATTCGAGTTGGTCTTCGGCACAGAGCGAACCAACGTGGCGGAGATTCAGAACCAAAACGTAAGCGCACATAAAGACAATTCTCGGTGCGTCTTAAGAGCGTTCGGGTCTGGTAAAGCTCAATTGATGTAACGATGGAGCGGAATCTCTTGGAAACTAACGAGAGGATCGGGTAGTACAATCTCGAGACACGGGCTAAACAGTTCAACAGCAAATCATCAGGGATGTACAATTCGTGGTTCGTCATTAGTAGAAAACGCCAAGAATGTAATCAAACTCCAAGAGCCGTATTAactacgtacgtacgtacgtacttTTTATGCTGGAAAATATGTCCTAAATCTAGTGAACTCGTAACTCTTATCATGTAATCAATCGAGATTTATTCAAATCCTACTAGggaaaatatttaagtaacaATATTTTAACAAGATAAGAGTAAATTCAATATGTtctgataaaaaataatattattgttgAATTGACCCTGCAATATATTTGGATCATACTAGAGTTTTAGaatatcaaacaatttttttttagccaAGATTCTGTTGGGCTGGGCTAAAGTATATCTTTACTACATATATTATGTAAATAACTTTCATGCAATGATCAAACTGTTAAATCAAAACGAATCTGAatagtgaatatatataatgaaccaaatataaaacattcaaaaaaataagtttcaaagtaaaaaattacGTTTGTtgatttgttacttttttttttgttctctcagCTGCTCAATTACGTTCGGTTGATACATAGAACTGGAATGATGGAAATCAAGTGAAAGAGGTTTCTACTTTCTAGGTCTTATATTTTGATACGTTTcttataaatacatattttcaatATACAACATTCTGCATACTTTAAGCTTGAATGGTTAGTAAAGACGACGGCAGTAAATAACTAGTAATAGTTCATAATGCCTCGCTAAGCCTAAAACTACACATTTAAAAACGATTCTGAAAAAATCAGACTAATTGTTTTATAGTTTCAATGTAATAGTTGGAAGCTGCTAATATAGATCtggaaattaaataattaatacttatacacattaaaataaaataaaaacctgtTGTAAATCTAATACTAATATTGACgttcatacacacacacacacgtgaAGAGGCAAAAACTGTATCTCAGCCGCAAGAATCTCGTCTCCTGTTTTATTACAAGGTCAACTTCTGGTCACTCTCTCTTCAACTTATTACTCTTAACTTTctttctaattatttattagatTCTGATTTCAAATCTAAAcccaataaaataatttatacaaacgaaacttcaaaattcaaaataaataataataaagaaataactAAAAACCTCGGTTTCGTGATCACACACCTTACATAGAAGCTTCTTTCTACTTCACTATAAATCTAACTCTCATAACACAAAACTCCAGACCATCACGTGTTCATCAATGGCGTCGTCGATGATCAGTTCTTCTGATCAAAGACTTTCAACAAGCAAAAGACGTTTGAAGCCACTGATGTTAAGAGATTACTTACTCGATGATCTCAGTTCTTGTTCATCCAACGGTTTCAAATCTTTCCCACGTCGtcaacctccttcttcatcttcctccacCGTTCGTCGTCTCCTTGACGCCGAGATCAAACGTTCAGGATTGATCCATCagcatcatcctcatcatcgtAAACAACCGCGTCTCACTAGAAGATCAAGCCGTACAACTTGTGGGACAGCGATTAGTCACGCTGTTCATAAAGCCTCCACGGCGTTTCTTAACGCGGTTAGACTTTTGCCGTTCCCGTCTTCTAAGGgagacaataataataataataaacaaaatggtGTTTTGTCGAGAAGCTTGTCTAAACGGCTTTTAAGCAAAAGCTTCTGGAGAAAACCCTTAGGTAATTTTCGCCGTGAAGTAACTGGAGGTAGAGATGGAGTGATCCAGTGGTGGAAATCAGTTGCGTTCGAAGAGAGTTTAGATCAACCGTTCGATCTGATCTCTCAACTCTCCACCACAGTCGTGGAGGAACCAACATTCTCAATCTCAGCAGCTCCGATCACCACGACCGTGGAGGAGTTTATCTCCGGTGACTCATCGAGTTCTGGTAGCGAGTTTTTCACAAACTCATCATCGGAGGACGTTGTAcagtcttcttcctcatcgttCTCTTCCTCGTCGAGCGGTGAATCTGAGGAAGTATCGAACGAAAACGACGCCGTGGAAGACGGGAATGAGAGCGGAGAGTGTTTAAACGCACATGACTGTGACGGATCATCATCTGTCAACAGCAACAGCATGTGTAACAGAAAGGTTAGTTAGTTAAAATCtcgttttcaagtttttattacAACAACTGTCATAGTGTGGAAGCATTGAAACTTGTCGGGGAAAGTGTACGATGCGAGTCACGTGAGGTGTAGGATTTGTAGATTACAATGGTTTAAGAATTAAGATTCTTCTACGTAGCTTCTAATGCGTATAATACGGCACATGATCCCGCGAGAGagtattaatttttgttttgtttcatggtACTCTTCACgtaccaaattatttttaactCACGAGGTCAATTATATCGTACATTTTTAATAGAATTTGTATATCTTTTTAGTTAGATTTAGATACGCATATCTGATATCTCGACACATTTATACATAGTactatagtagtagtagtactaataACATTATACTCAAAATTAATTGTATACTATTAGTAGTATCACCCATGTTCGTGaatttttttactaactaaTGTAATCcttaaatgattttattcttggatttggttatatatattattttaaatttgtaacaaCATCCCCACAAAtctcaatcaaaaaaaaaagtgaggaTACGATCGATCACAATTAATTTGATAGGGGCATAGACAGATAGATAAATAAATGATGTTGTCTTGGGATGGATTGACATTTGTTAACTTATTTAATGTCACTATCATTTCtcatagtattattttgttttgttggaggCTTATTGCATGTGAAACTGATTTGATATTAAATGCAAATTTGTAGGAATGTgtgaatgaagaaaaagaacaactCAGTCCAGTATCAATCTTGGAATGCCCTTTTaaagacgatgaagatgatgatgatgatgatgatgatgatgatgatgatgatgatgatgatgatgatgaagacgatgaaAGCACCAACcaaattggtatttttattaattgattacTCATCAATATCTAGCAAATCGATCGGTTTATATACACTGAAAGAGAAATGTGAATATGTAATTAAATAACGTTTATAAGTTGATATTTGCAGATACATATGAGAAAATTGCTAGAAAAAGCAGGAGATTAAACGGTTTGGTACGGCTTGAGCCACTAGACTTGGAGAAACGCATAGAGAATTATGTAGAGAGACAAGAAGAGTACTCATTTCAGTCATTGGAAACCGAAGAGGATGAATCAGAAAAATGCGCAAACCACGTGTTTGCTCTAGTGAAGGAGAGAATTGGCGAAACAAACGACCTACTAGCTTCTCATGTAGCAGATAATCTATTGTTAGATTATCTTCAAGAAGATGATATTGGGCCAAAAGAGGAGACATTGATGGTGAAGAATGTAGAAGATTGGGTTATGGGGAGACAAGAAGAGATGTTTACGAGTTGGcaagtgaaagagaagagagatatataCGTGAAGGAAATGAAATGGGGTTGCATTAGTGGAGATGAGAGACAGAGTGTGGTTGAAGATTTGGCTAGTGGgttcttcacttccttggtGGAAGATTTCATCTTCGACTTAGCTTCGTAATGAACTTTTAGTTTTTGGGAGGGAGTaaaagattttgagattttgttaaaGATTAGATTCATAATGTattagatatatcatatatgttatTTCAATAAAACTATATGTAGTTTTGCATAAGGGGAATGCTTCGTATAAAAACTTATGTAGGTCATATATTCCATTTCTTAAGTCTAAATGAGATTTGGAAGCTATAGTCATTATGTGGTGTTTGTTTTTCTAACTCTTATAGTATGAATCTTAGTTTCGGCTCTCTATACTTTATTTTCTCCGAACTCTAAATTAAATTCAACAATTTAAGCAAGGAGACTTCATCTCTATATTTCCCGGGTAAGCGAGGGCTTAGGCAAGGAAACTCCATCTATGCACCTCTCTTCACTCTAGTCATGGATATATTCTCAAAGCAGCTTGATGAGGTCGCTACAACAAACCGGATATAAGTCCATATGAAATGCGCTAAACCACTGATAACTCATATGAGTTTTGCTGATGCTCTGCTAATGTTTTTCAATGGGACCGAATCTTCTCTGACTGCAATTCTCGAGGTGCTTCATCAGTTCAAGAAAGCCTCAGGTCTAGGTATCAATCTCACTAAATCCTGTTTATTCCTTGATGGAAATAACACAGATTTAATTAGCCACCTAGCACAAAGGCACAACCTTATACATGGGTTCCTCCCCGTGCGATATCTTGGAGTTCTGTTGATACCTCATAAACTTACTCCAACGGATTATCAACAACTTATAGATAGAGTAAAGGGACGCATCGCATCATGGCCAAATCGACACTTATCTTTTGTGGGAAGACTCCAGTTACTACACTCGGTAATTAACAGTACCATCAACTTCTTGGCATCCATCTTCTTACTCCCTAACAATTGCTTGGAAACTCTCGAGCAAATATGTAATGCTTTTTTGTACAAGGTGTTGCATCATCAGCTTGTTGGGAAAAAGTCTCTTGGGAGGTTGTCTGCACCAACAAATCATTAGGAGGATTATGACTCAAGAGACTAGCTGAGTGGAATCAGATATTTGGTTTGAAACTCATTTGGATGTTGTTCCCTCAGACTGGTTCTCTTTGGGTTTTGTGGATAAAGAAGCATCTCATAAGGGGAAGAAATTTCTTGAAAGCTAACTTTAGTGCATCGGGAAGCTGGATCTGGAGAAGACTGGCAAAACTTAGGCCGCTAGCCAGACCATATATTCACTCCACCATAGTTTTTGGTCATGAAACTTTATTTCTAGCATGATAATTGGACAGGACTAGGACCTCTAATTGATATAATTGGAGCCAATGGTCCACGAGTTACTGGAATACGTCTGCTCTCGACAGTGAGTCAAGCTTTCCCAAATGGTGTTTGGGCTATACCAAGAGGAAAAAATCAATTGGTTCTGCTGCTCCGTACTTGCCTGCAAGACCACAATCCGCCATCGAATGAAACTGAAACAGACATATATTTATGGAAATTAACTCCGGATCAATCTCACGGGAAATTCTCAACCAAGAATCTTTGGCGTCACCTTCACCCCCGTGACCTTCAGTTACCTGGCACCACCAGGTCTGGTTCAAAGATAATATACCTAAGATGGCTTTTATGACTTGGTTGACAGCCCTTGACAGACTAACAACCCGAGATCGACTTAGAAGATGGAATATGCCATTCCACTGAATTGCCTTATGTGCCTATCAGGTAACGAATCACAAGATCGTTTATACTTTCAAAGTAACTTCTCCAAGAACCTCTGGCTGGAATTCTTTGATCAGATCGCACCTCAAACGCCTTTGACATTCAGTGGTATCCTAAATTGGCTAATGAACCCTACCACAAATAGGCAACTTAATGTCATTTGCAAACTTGTGATTCAAACCCTGATATACAACATCTCGAAGGAGCGCAATGCAAGACTTAATGGATCCTCCTTCCAAACTGAAACTCAAGTCACAAGAcaaatccatctaactcttcgTGGGAAACTAGCAGCTCTAGAAAACATCTTAGCTCCCACAAGCCCTCCACAACAACTCTATCTCACTCATTGGTTCAACAATTTTCGTAGGCTTTAATGAGTCTctattttttgctttatatCTATTTTTAGGTATCTTGAACTCAAAGTGAGTTCTTCCTAGCCTCCTTTCCTCTCTGGCACAACCACCAAGATCTGCTCCCCCGGCGGCGCCGAGCCTGATAGGCGCCGCTGGGCCTTGGTTTCTTCATCTCCACGGCCTCAGCTTCCCCTGTAGTCTACTCGCTTCTAGTCTCGATTCTATCGGTGGTCTGTTGAGATTTCAGATCTCATCTCCGCCTTTGCGACAACTTCAATCACCTTCTCTGCATCCGCATCTGGTTCCTCCCCTCGGTGAATCTATCACATCGAGTTCCCACCCCCTTGTTCCTGTTCGAGAGATCCATCAGTGTCCTCTAGGCCCGGTTTTCGTCCGTCTCACCACCCCATTAAGCCGTCAAATTTAACATCTTACCGTTCCATGGATCGAGATCCCCTCACCAAATGCTTTGCTTGGCTGCAGTTGGACGGAAGCTCTGTTTTGACGCTGGTACCGGTGAACCGTTTGACAAAGAAACCCTTCTCCTTGGTGCCCTCTGCTTCTCTCTTGATAACTCTTTGTCCCAGGTCATTTCTCCACTCTCATTCTCAAACCCTGGAAGATAGTTTAAGGTGTTTAAACTATAAGTCATCCCTTACCTGGAAACGCCTTAGACTCACTAGCTTTATTTTCATAGCAAGCCCAAATTGGTTAATGTCTCTGTATCTTGCTTGGTCAAGACGAGTTACACTCGGTAGCAGATCCCTAGATATTTTGATTGTGTTTGAATCTTCTTTGTGTCAAGGCCAATTAAAGAGGTTGGTTTGGAAATTTGCAATGCTGCTCGTTGATAATGTTTTTGCCCTGCCAATCGGTTTACCGCTAATGCTTGCTCTCCCTGATCCTTTAGCATACATATTACCAATAGCTCCACTGCTTCAGTGTCAACTTGTAACTAGGTCTAGTCTGAACTCCACTCTTCCCCTTTCTAGTCAATGGTTGTTTAGCTTAAGGATACCGCTAGTCCGAAGACTTCTAGTTAACCTTAACCATCACTTGTTGCTAAGTTGGCCCAAGAGTCTTTTAAGAACCATGTTGCTTGAATCTCTTAAGGATGATCCCCTAGAAGGAGATAAGTTGTTGAAgattggcattatgatcccacctcTACGGAGTGGGGGTTACCTTTGCTTCATCAACCTCTTCCTATTCCCTCGCCTACTGGATATGGTGTCCAATTGGTTTTGCATCAACTTCTTGAAGTCCCCTCAGTCAAGTCTGAAGTGTAGCGGCATTATGACTTCTGCTCAAAGTGGCAGTGGTTACCGCAACTCCCTCAAGCTGCCCTCACCCAAACGCCGAATCACATCCACCTTTGCAGTGGTCGATTTGCAGAGCAACACCAACCTTGCTCCATTCCTTGGCAAAGCTCTTACGAGAGTCCTAGTTTGGTTGTTCCCTTGCCAATTAGTCTTTGTTTCAAGATAATGGTCATCCTCTCTTCCCTTGACCTGCTTTCGGAAGATGCATCAATATGCCTTGATCTCACAGGTTCCAGAACGTTGTCAAGCTTTTGGTCCATAGCTCTCTAAACTCTTTATATTTGTTGCTCCTATTTATCTTTATTGCTTTGCTGTATTATTTTGTGGGAAGCCCCTTTGTTATCCTTTAAACTAGCATATCTCTCTTATGTTactcttttattaataaatgataacagcatctgtttgtccaaaaaaaaaagaactcaaagTGTTTCACTGCACATTGTAATCGGGACATTTGAtccttttctaaaaatatataaaatcggTATCCGTtatctatatacaaaaaaatttaacaatctttaaatatttgcattcGATTCATATCCACTATTTTCATTCTGATATCCAATAAGAAAAGTAGACAACATCATATGTTAAGACTTAGACATGATTTTTTTCGTTATTCCTTAAAATTATAGTTTAGGTAGGACCTAAACTCcaagtttcaactttcaacattTGAAAATACAATACTTAAGTTctttaaagaatatataaaaataaatttttaaagatgGGGTTCAGcaattttattatttcagaTCTCTATCACCTGTCATTATTTGGATGAATTGGAGTTAGACATACAAACTAATTAATACCTATGTAACTGGCATTACTTGTTTCCCTTTACCAACATGGGATTGAATATGAGATTTAAGTAttctgattttttcttttgtccatttaatttgttattaacAAGTCAATCATAATGTTGTAGCGACTGCAACTcaaaacatcaacaaacatAAGACAGACAAAGCCCCACGTGAATTTTCAGTCTATAGATTTAAAGCCGATTGGGTATGAAAATGAAATCACccaaaatagaaatttatattgtttgaaaaaccaaaaagaaaaatggaaaaatccATAGcatacattttttatattttttttgggatgaTGTGGTTTTCCACAATGGAGAAAAATAGTTAAATAGCATCTTGAAAGAggatcttatttttttttttctcctcttttaaaagtttgtatttttaaaaaataaaatttgaagaaaaaaaaaaagacagaacaataaaccctaaaataaattttccccCTTTTAGTAGCTGCCTCCTTTTTGGTTCCTCCCGGTTGTAAGACCGCCGAGTTAAGCAAAAAGCCGAGACTGTGTGTGAATCATGAGGGGAGTAAAACGCGCCGCCGTCTCCGAATCTAATGACCCTTccgtgagttttttttttccgatttacTTTTGTGTTCGTAGTTTTGggtaaaagagaaaaagctttGATTTTGCCGATTGAATCTCGTTAAAGATTCGGTATTTGCGTTGATTCTCTGTTTCGGTGACAAAAATTGATACTTTGTGGGTACTTCTTTGTTGGGTGATTGATGattatgtataaaatttgtAACTTTATAATGTAACAAGTTCTGGTTAGTGAGCATTGTCCATGATTTAGCTCAAAGGTGTTTGCTTTAGATCTATTACTTagttagtttttgaattttagagcAGTTTGATATCGAATTGAATCAGTGAgcagtttaattatttttttgaaatttttgcaGTTTAAGAATGCTAAACCAATTGAAGGAACCTTATTTGGTATCCAGAAGAATGTGGCACCGATGCAGAAGAGTTCATTAACATCAGCATCATTGGATAAGCAGAGAGCTGAGTTAGCTAGGAAGAATGTGAGAGCTCTTAATAACCAATTTGTAAGGTGAACAGTTGTGTTTTAGAAAAGATTATATCTCTACGCTTGTTGGgttattttatatagttaacTTGGTTTGTTTGTACCTTCAATAAGATATTGCTTATGCTTTAATTTGAAAACAGTTGGGTGCAGTTACAGCTGAAGAATCATCCTGATGAACTTTGGGAAGATGGGATGAATGACTACATTTCGCATGCTTCAAACATTCTGGTAAATACTCTAAATGACATAAATTTAACATACTTTAATTGGTCTTAATGTTTAGCAGTGTACGTACTTGGTTTATCCTGAATTTAGAGGCCTCCTTTTCTCATTATGAAAAAAACCTAGGATGGTTTTGATCGACTCATCAAGAACGCTAATTTTCTAGTTTGTCTTTGGTTTCGATGTCCATTTATATGAAAAGGATAGAGTAGCTAACTCTTCCAGtctcttcctttgttttgtgCTAGATCTTTTGTTCAGTACACTAGCTCATTAGTTTTCTGCTTCATGTCTGCAGGAAAAGTTTAAGGATGTTGTCAACTGGCTGAAAGAAAATAAGGGAAAGGGAGAAAATGTGTCCCCTGAATCTCGTGGAGCAGAGAAGAAAATAGTGGCTGACGCCAAGAATAGCGATGTTAAATCAGTTTCGAATAATAGCTTATTTGCTTCAAACAGTCAACCTGGGCTCTTCTCAAACAATCCATCTTCCAATTTTTCCAGTAGTCAGTCTAGTTTGTCTTCAAGCCAACCTGGAGCATTCTCAAGCAGTCAATTTGGTTCAACATTCAATAGCCAGACTGGGTCTTTTGGCAGTGGCCAGTTTGGTGTCGCCAAAAGCACCCAACCAAGCCTATTATCCAGCAGTCAAGAAGGAGCAGTCTCTAATAGCCAGACTGGGTCTTTTAGCAGTGGCCAGTTTGGTTCGGCCAAAAGCAGCCAACCAAGCCTGTTTTCCAGCAGTCAAGCAGGAGCAGTCTCTAATAGCCAGACTGGTCTTTTTAGCAGTGGCCAGTTTGGTTCGGCTAAAAGCAGCCAACGAAGCCTATTTTCCAGCAGTCAAGCAGGAACAGTCTCAAATAGCCAGACTGGGTCTTTTAGTGGCCAATTTGGTTCGGCTAAAAGCAGTCAACCAAGTCTATTTCCCAGCAGTCAAGCAGGAGCAGTCTCTACTAGCCAACCTCCTTTCTCATCTTCGAATAATCAAAACCCTTTTTCATCTGGAGGTATCTCTACTTGTTCCATTGGCAAAATATTGGACTTGTCGTTGATCAGCTTTTTATATTTAGGAAAATAGTTTCAGAGACCTAACCTCTCCTTTCCTTGTTTGCTGGTATTAGCAGCTCCAGTGCCCATAGCAGTAAAGCGGGATTCTGCAGATGATGCAGATGGTGGTAAGTTGATCAGTATATTGTTATCTTACAATTTTgtgttcctttttctttaaaaagttATGTTAGGACTTACGACTTCAAATATCTTTGAAACCACAATCTTGATATAGTTTTCTATTCTGAAGTTACAACTTACCTAGAGGAAATTATCTATAACAAATCTTGAGGCATAATAGACCTGTAAACGTTGGATTCTTTTGACTTGGCAGAAGATGAACAACCTCAACCGAGCAGCCCATCTGTCAAAAAGACTAAAGAAGAGGGTGTTACTGTGGTTCATGAAGTCAAATGCAAACTTTATGTAAAGGTATATATTTGGCTTTAACTTTGATGTTATTTTCCGCTATTCTACAATATCCCTCCCTTTTTCAGTAGCAGCACTCAGTATATTGTTTCATAATAAGTTGCTGTTATTTGTACATATTGAGTGATGTAATATTAATAACCATAACGAGGATATAACATCACGTATGAGACCataaaggttaaatatgaaaatgttcTTTCCTAAATTTTATACCTCTTTAGGTGTCATAGTGCTTGTGAAGTAGTTTATTTTCTCTACTTTAGTTATCTTGATATTCTGTTCTTGCTGACGTTGTAAGCTTTGTATCTATGATATTGTGCAGTCAAGTGACCCAGCAGATAAAGGTTGGAAAGATAGAGGAACTGGGAATCTCACTATAAAATGCAAAGAAGGCGTTGACAAAGgatcaaaagaatcaaaacCCACAATCCTTGTCAGAAACGATGTATGATTCAGTAGACAACACTTCACATTCAAATTGGTCTACAGATTTCCAACATTATAAATCCATTTTTTCTTGTCAGGTTGGTAAACTGCTTCTGAATGCATTACTGTATGCTGGAATCAAGACAAGCCCACAGAAGAACGCCCTTGTTGCAATATTCCACTCCTCGGTAAAGAAAATCTGCTgaagcttcttccttttttagtgttttcatGTTGGTTTTGTGGTTTCTCTGATTTTGTCTACCTGCAACAGGAGGACTCCAGCGAGAATGTCACGCCGAGA contains:
- the LOC104737181 gene encoding uncharacterized protein LOC104737181 isoform X2; this translates as MRGVKRAAVSESNDPSFKNAKPIEGTLFGIQKNVAPMQKSSLTSASLDKQRAELARKNVRALNNQFVSWVQLQLKNHPDELWEDGMNDYISHASNILEKFKDVVNWLKENKGKGENVSPESRGAEKKIVADAKNSDVKSVSNNSLFASNSQPGLFSNNPSSNFSSSQSSLSSSQPGAFSSSQFGSTFNSQTGSFGSGQFGVAKSTQPSLLSSSQEGAVSNSQTGSFSSGQFGSAKSSQPSLFSSSQAGAVSNSQTGLFSSGQFGSAKSSQRSLFSSSQAGTVSNSQTGSFSGQFGSAKSSQPSLFPSSQAGAVSTSQPPFSSSNNQNPFSSGAPVPIAVKRDSADDADGEDEQPQPSSPSVKKTKEEGVTVVHEVKCKLYVKSSDPADKGWKDRGTGNLTIKCKEGVDKGSKESKPTILVRNDVGKLLLNALLYAGIKTSPQKNALVAIFHSSEDSSENVTPRTFLIRTKTAEARDKLATAIHEYAPYS
- the LOC104737181 gene encoding uncharacterized protein LOC104737181 isoform X4 — encoded protein: MRGVKRAAVSESNDPSFKNAKPIEGTLFGIQKNVAPMQKSSLTSASLDKQRAELARKNVRALNNQFVSWVQLQLKNHPDELWEDGMNDYISHASNILEKFKDVVNWLKENKGKGENVSPESRGAEKKIVADAKNSDVKSVSNNSLFASNSQPGLFSNNPSSNFSSSQSSLSSSQPGAFSSSQFGSTFNSQTGSFGSGQFGVAKSTQPSLLSSSQEGAVSNSQTGSFSSGQFGSAKSSQPSLFSSSQAGAVSNSQTGLFSSGQFGSAKSSQRSLFSSSQAGTVSNSQTGSFSGQFGSAKSSQPSLFPSSQAGAVSTSQPPFSSSNNQNPFSSGAPVPIAVKRDSADDADGDEQPQPSSPSVKKTKEEGVTVVHEVKCKLYVKSSDPADKGWKDRGTGNLTIKCKEGVDKGSKESKPTILVRNDVGKLLLNALLYAGIKTSPQKNALVAIFHSSEDSSENVTPRTFLIRTKTAEARDKLATAIHEYAPYS
- the LOC104737181 gene encoding uncharacterized protein LOC104737181 isoform X1 gives rise to the protein MRGVKRAAVSESNDPSFKNAKPIEGTLFGIQKNVAPMQKSSLTSASLDKQRAELARKNVRALNNQFVSWVQLQLKNHPDELWEDGMNDYISHASNILEKFKDVVNWLKENKGKGENVSPESRGAEKKIVADAKNSDVKSVSNNSLFASNSQPGLFSNNPSSNFSSSQSSLSSSQPGAFSSSQFGSTFNSQTGSFGSGQFGVAKSTQPSLLSSSQEGAVSNSQTGSFSSGQFGSAKSSQPSLFSSSQAGAVSNSQTGLFSSGQFGSAKSSQRSLFSSSQAGTVSNSQTGSFSGQFGSAKSSQPSLFPSSQAGAVSTSQPPFSSSNNQNPFSSGAAPVPIAVKRDSADDADGEDEQPQPSSPSVKKTKEEGVTVVHEVKCKLYVKSSDPADKGWKDRGTGNLTIKCKEGVDKGSKESKPTILVRNDVGKLLLNALLYAGIKTSPQKNALVAIFHSSEDSSENVTPRTFLIRTKTAEARDKLATAIHEYAPYS
- the LOC104737181 gene encoding uncharacterized protein LOC104737181 isoform X3, which codes for MRGVKRAAVSESNDPSFKNAKPIEGTLFGIQKNVAPMQKSSLTSASLDKQRAELARKNVRALNNQFVSWVQLQLKNHPDELWEDGMNDYISHASNILEKFKDVVNWLKENKGKGENVSPESRGAEKKIVADAKNSDVKSVSNNSLFASNSQPGLFSNNPSSNFSSSQSSLSSSQPGAFSSSQFGSTFNSQTGSFGSGQFGVAKSTQPSLLSSSQEGAVSNSQTGSFSSGQFGSAKSSQPSLFSSSQAGAVSNSQTGLFSSGQFGSAKSSQRSLFSSSQAGTVSNSQTGSFSGQFGSAKSSQPSLFPSSQAGAVSTSQPPFSSSNNQNPFSSGAAPVPIAVKRDSADDADGDEQPQPSSPSVKKTKEEGVTVVHEVKCKLYVKSSDPADKGWKDRGTGNLTIKCKEGVDKGSKESKPTILVRNDVGKLLLNALLYAGIKTSPQKNALVAIFHSSEDSSENVTPRTFLIRTKTAEARDKLATAIHEYAPYS